The Salmo trutta chromosome 22, fSalTru1.1, whole genome shotgun sequence genome contains the following window.
tacgagccttaagtcattaatatggtcgaatctggaaactatcatctcgaaaacaaacagttattcctgttacattgcacaaccttcagtgttatgtcataattacgtaaaattcagacaaattacccaaagtgttgcatataccctgactgcgtgcaatgaacgcaaaatgacacaatttcacctggttaatattgcctgctaacctggatttcatttagctaaatatgcaggtttaaaaatatatacttctgtgtattgattttaagaaaggcattgatgtttatggttaggtaagtcgtgcaacgattgtgcttttttcgcaaatgcgcttttgttaaatcatccccgtttggcgaagtcggctgtctttgttaggaagaaatagtattcacaccgttcacaacgagccaggcggcccaaactgctgcatataccctgactgtttgcaagagaagtgacacattttccctagttaaaataaattaatgttagcaggcaatattaactaaatatgcaggtttaaaaatatatacttgtgtattgattttaagaaaggcattgatgtttatggttggagtaACGTGTACcaaagcgattatatgcaacgcaggacaggctagataaactagtaatatcatcaaccatgtgtagttaactagtgattatgattgattgattgattgttttttataagataagtttaatgctagctagcaacttaccttagcttcttactgcattcgagtaacctcgtggagtgcaatgtaaagcaggtggttagagcgttggactagttaaccgtaaggttgcaagattgaatccctgagctgacaaggtaaaaaaatctgtctttctgcccctgaacaaggcagttaaccaaccgttcctaggccgtcattgaaaatgagaatgtgttcttaactgacttgcctagttaaataaaggtaaaaaaatatatatattataataaataaataaaaaaattcggccaaatcggcgtccaaaaataccgatttccgattgttatgaaaacttgaaatcggccattccgattaatcggtcgacctctaacagagggtagtgcatacggcccagtacatcaccagggccaagcttcctgccatccaggacctctataccaggcggtgtcagaggaaggccctaaaaattgtcaaagactccagccaccctagtcatacttttctctctgctaccgcacggcaagcagtactggagcaccaagtcttggtccatgaggcttctaaacagcttctacccccaagccataagactcctcaacagctaatcaaatggctacccagactatttgcattgcctccccctatgctgctgctactctctgttaatatctatgcatagtcactttaataactctacctacatgtacatattacctcaattacctcgacaccagtgccccagcacattgactctgtaccggtaccccctgtatatagccccgttattgttatttactgctgctctttaattatttgtttttcttatctcttactttttttaaactgttggttaagggcttgtaagcaagcatttcactgtaaggtctacacttgttatattcggcgcatgtgtcaaataacatttgatttgaaaatgcaATGTTAATATAACCGTGATTTAGTATgagttttcagtgaatttatgtatgTAAATCATGAAGCTCCTCTGCATTTGTTGCgctgcaggaaaattctcagcaacaacagAGTgagcaaattaagatcctacatctgtagataaTAATAAATGATCCCCCAAATTGACTTGTGCCAAAAGGTGTtaggaaataaataaatgtcaACGACTGAATTTCTCAGAAATACTGAAAAGTTACCAAGGAATGAGTTACATCTATCATATTTGATATATGGTTAATGAAAAGTTAGAAATAATTTCATCATAAAAAGTGGGAATTTATCATATATATAATGTTCTACAGTAATATCGTGGGAGGTGGGTTAAAAATGCACTCAACCCATTATTCTGTTGATACACTCAACCTGAATCTATTCAGGAATGCACAAGGAGCACATTCAATGTTGTGTATTTTTAGTCCAGCCTTGATGTCCTCCAGATACATTTTATTTGCCATAGCAGTAGACCACCAGCAAAGCCACTTTCCCCAGCAAGTGTGTCTGTCCTGGTGTAAGCATTCTAATATTAAGATAATCTCATATGATGCTTTTTTATTATCAAGTCCCTCTCTCTGGGCTGATGTTTTATTGAAACAGCAAAACAAACAGGATATAATGGTATATCTAAATATAGCCTCTAAGCTACGCGCTTACAGACAGAAAAATAGACATTTGGAAATAATATGCCAGAAGTCTACCTTTAGCCTGCAAAAGATCGATCTGGTCATTTGCTAGACCCCCTGTAAAGCAGTGTCTGCTAGAGGTTTTACATTATTTTGGGTGGATAGATTCTCATGTCTTGTACTTCCCTTCTTATTAAAATGCAGTCTATACCAGTTgaattcagaagtttacataaactcagtgcctctttgcttgacatcatgggaaaatcaaaagaaatcagccaagacctcataaaaaaatattgtagacctccacaagtctggttcatccttgggagcaatttccaaacgcctgaaggtaccacgttcatctgtacaaacaagagtacacaagtataaacaccatgggaccatgcagccgtcataccgctcaggaaggagatgcattgtgtctcctagagatgaacgtactttggtgcgaaaagtgcaaatcaatcccagaacaacagcaaaggaccttgtgaagatgctggaggaaacaggtacaaaagtatctatatccacagtaaaacgagtcctatatcgacataacctgaaaggccgctcagcaaggaagaagccactgctccaaaaccgccataaaaatgccagactacggtttgcaactgcacatggggataaagatcgtactttttggagaaatgtcctctagtctgatgaaacaaaaatagaactgtttggccataatgactatgtttatgtttggaggaaaaatggggaggcttgcaagccagagaacatcatcccaaccatgaagcacaggggtggcagcatcatgttgtgggggtgctttgctgcaggagggactggtgcacttcacaaaatagatggcatcatgagggggggaaattatgtggatatatagaagcaacatctcaagacatcagtcaggaagttaaagcttgttcacaaatgggtcttccaaatggacaatgaccctaagcatacttccaaagttgtggcaaaatggcctaaggacaacacagccaaggtattgagtggccatcacaaagccctgacctcaatcccatagaaaatttgtgggcagaactgaaaaagcgtgcgagagcaaggaggcctacaaacctgactcagttacaccagctctgtcaggaggaatgggccaaaattcaccaaactcattgtgggaagcttgtggaagttaacccaaaacgtttgacccaagttaaacaatttaaaggcaatgctaccaaatactaattgagtgtaggcaaacttctgacccactgggaatgtgatgaaacaaataaaatctgaaataaatcattatctctactattattctgacatttcagattcttaaaataaagtggttatcctaactgacctaagacagggaatctttacttggattaaatgtcaggaattgtgaaacactgagtttaaatgtatttggctaaggtgtatgtaaacttccgacttcaactgtattttcctCACAATGGAAAATGTGTGGTTGTTGCCTAAACAGTTGACactatggtatagtaatgtgGATGGATTTATTTCTGACGCtactttgagaaaaaaaaagagtTCCTAATAAAACTTATTTTATTAAAACTATAAATTATCAGGTTTATACACTATGATTTACTTCAACATAATCTCACATgatttacaaataaaaaatggcaGACTCCTTGCATACAAGACTAACTGAGGGAGGATCATCACTGATGTCTTTACAGTTTATGTCCAGGAAGGTAAGTCCTTGTGACCAGTACCAACTCAGCGATATCACTTCAAAAGTAAGACAGGCCAGTCTGTTTTCCAAATGTCTCTTATCCTTATGATGAAGAATGCTTCTGATCCTTGAACTGCCTGCTGTCTCCTGAGTGTGTCTAGGCGTCTAGAGTGCCTTTAAAGAGAACAGACAAAGAAAATCTTGTCAAACCGGTTACACAAACCTATATTCACTGATTCACTAGCCAACGACTCAGGATAATGCAACACAGCGTGGTCATTCAATTACAAAAAATCTATTATCAATCTGACGAAGAAAAAATTATGGTGGAGGTTTAGTGAAGATAGATGCTTGGAAGGGAACTTACCTTCCAAAAAGGCAAACTCATCTATGGTCTCTATTGCATTGTCTGTTAGTGGAAACAACAAAGAAAACACAATAGCTAGAAGAACTAAAGTCAAAGGCTGGCCTAAATGACCCCCGATCCTGGCCCTGTAGAGCTACAtggtgtgcaggcttttattcTAGCACTGCACTAAGACCTCGATCGGTTGAATCAGTTAGGCCTAACACGTGTTTAGTAAAGGGATGGAACTAAAGCCTGGAATACCATGTAGCTCTCCAAAACCAGAGGGTGGTGACCATTACACTTAGCAATAATCATATGGTATGATTGGTGTACTATATGATCATGTCTGCTTGACATTACTAACCTAAATCTTTCCTCTGCAAAGTTTTCCTCTTTCCTTGCTGGGCATACACCAGGGCATCTTTGGCAATCATTTCAACAAAGAGTTCCTGGAACACATGAAGTTTAGTATACAGTCAGTAACATGTTATATGTCACAGCGATAAGTGCATTGTGACTACAGTAAAGTGAatgtgcggcaggtagcctagtggttagtgcgttgggccagtaaccgaaaggttgctagatcgaatccccgagctgacaaggtaaaaatctgtcgttctgcccctgaacaaggccgtcattgtaaataagaatttgctcttcactgacttgcctagttaaataaaaggttaaaaaaatacaaatatgtcATCTTAGGTAGCTAAGCTAGATATTGCCTTTACAGCAATGATGTGTTGGTGCTGGGttgaaacaaaagcctgcacaccaagTAGCTCAACAGTTGATGACCAGTGAACTACAAGGAACATAAACTAGGTCCTTCCTACAATCCTCCCCGACTTCACTCTGTATCTGGAATAGAGTACCACAgcatgagtcataatacccataaaacctagcggtcaaacagggaaatggttccaatagttttcccaccattcatttttccccataggggattttagaaacacttaaaataagggctgtgatttgtgtaggcttactgtgacgttttgataaccggcGTCAACTGTTGCAGTGTCTGTCGCCCCTGTGGCACCTACTGAGTCGGACCCAGAGCGGTGTTAAGGCGAGGAAGAGTTACGGGGGAACGACGCTGAAGAAGAGAACAACCAACAAACTGGGCCTGTTGCAGCAGCCTCCTTACTTTAAGCGGTGGAATAACAACTAGAAGCATTtgcctgtttgaccgctaggctctatgggtattatgactcattaAGTGATCATGCCCGAGaggccagtgtttggaggatatatcggCATAGGTGTTGTTAGGCAgtcaaaccgtgccaatatatcatccaaacaccagcttcttgggtggtctgcccaacgcatcaccggcggcacactgcctgccctccaggacacctacagcacccgatgtcacaggaaggtcaaaaagatcatcaaggacatcaaccacccgagccacagcctgttcaccccgaagccgaggtcagtacaggtgcatcaaagctgggaccgagagaatgaaaaacagtttctatctcaaggcgatcagactgttaaatagccaacACTAGTCGGCTACCACCCGGGTACTCAGCCCTGCTGCCCaatataatggaacactagtcactttattaatgtttacacactgctttactaatttcatatgtaaactcagcaaaaaaagaaacgttcccTTATCAGGACCCTGGCTTtcaaaaataatttgtaaaaatccaaataacttcaccgatcttcattgtaaagggtttaaacactgtttcccatgcttgttcaatgaaccataaacaattaatgaacatgcacctgtggaacggtcgttaaggcactaacagcttatagacggtaggcaattaaggtcacagttatgaaaacttaggacactaaagaggcctttctactgactctgaaaaacaccaaaagaaagatgcccagggtccctgctcatctgcgtgaacgtgccttaggcatgctgcaaggaggcatgaggactgcagatgtggccagggcaataaattgcaatgtccatactgtgagatgcttaagacagcgctacagggagacaggacggacagctgatcgtcctcgcagtggcagaccacgtgtaacaccagcacaggattggtacatctgaacatcacacaggtacaggatggcaacaacaactgcccgagttacaccaggaacgcacaatccctccatcagtgctcagactgtccgcaataggctgagagaggctggactgagggcttgtaggcctgttgtaaggcaggtcctcaccagacaccaccagcaacaacgtcgcctatgggcacaaacccaccgtcgctggaccagacagggctggcaaaaagtgctcttcactgacgagtcgcggttttgtctcaccatggGCGATGCTCGGATTCGAATTTATCGTCGAAGgagtgagcgttacaccgaggcctgtactctgcagcgggatcgatttggaggtggagggtccgtcatggtctggggcggtgtgtcacagcatcatcggactgagcttgttgtcattgcaagcaatctcaacgctgtgcgttacagggaagacatcctcctctctcatgtggtacccttcctgcaggctcatcctgacatgaccctccagcatgacaatgccaccagccatactgctcgttctgtgcgtgacttCCTGtaaaacaggaatgtcagtgatctgccatggccagcaaagagcctggatctcaatcccattgagcacgcctgggacctgttggatcagagggtgagggctagggccattccccccagaaatgtccaggcacttgcaggtgccttggtggaagagcgaggtaacatctcacagcaagaactggcaaatctggtgcagtccatgaggaggagatgcactgcagtacttaatacagctggtggccacaccagatactgactgttacttttgattttgacccccccctttgttcaggaacacattattcaatttctgttagtcacatgtctgtggaacttgttcagtttatgtctcagttgttgaatcttatgttcatacaaatatttacacgttaagtttgctgaaaataaacgctgttgacagtgagaggacgtttctttttttgctgagtttatgtactgtattctattctactgtattttagtcaatatcactccgacattgctcatcctaatatttaatTCTTATATTCCATAATtgtacttttagatgtgtgtattgttgtgaattgttagatattacggaATTAATGGAGCTAggacgcaataacatctgctaaatgtgtacgtgaccaatacaatttgatttgcacTGCAGCACTACAGTCCCACATATTTATGAACGGTTGAGCCTGATGTCCTTtgcagtaagtcgctctggataagagcgtctgctaaatgacgtaaatgtaaatgcagtAAGCCATCTCATGAATTTATATAATGTATCCAAGTGAGAAGACACCTAAGTCAATTGATTCATGAATTGCCCTTCGTGCCCGCTCCCTTACCCAATAATTCTGTATTTCTTTGTGACTAACTTGTATAGACGTAGACCAGGAAAGACATCCCTGATTGGCAGATGACAACCCTGATTAGAAGCACCTGCTCCTCATCAGTTGTTCCCTACAAATGCtgatttgaatgaaaagataATTTCACCTACAAAGCCGAAACGTCTGTGTAGgctatccctgatgcagtgaagaaaaaaaaaatgtaatctacaaAATGTAAGCTATATGCGACATCTTTTTGAAAaattaatggtggaaaaacgattggaaccatttccctgtttgaccgctaggctTTATGACACgtcactgtggggctctatagccTAACCGTTTAGAGCGTTTCTGAATCCcaaagccgactaggtgaaaaatcagtcgatgtgcctttgagcaaggcacttaaccctaattgttcctgtaaattgctctggataatcTCCTAAATCACAAATGTAAATAAACTGGCTAGCAACATGACATTAACCCACCTTGACTGTACGCTACAAAATATGAAATCAAACTAATACTGCTAGGGCGGTGCTAACTTAATGGAATGTAATACTTTTAACTTACTGTGGCTTTAGCAATGATAAACAcagactcttgactggcgagggACACGTCTGGGTCCGCTTTCATCAGTGCCTTGATACGGGAAAGCGGCAACTTCGCTAGACGGTTCTGGGGGGGTGCTGCAACGGGCCCAGTATGTTGGTCATTCTCTACTTCAGCCTCGATCCCCCGTAACTCTTCCTCGCCTTCACACCGCTCTGGGTCCGACACTGTTGGGGCGACAGGCACTGCAACAGTTGACGCCATTATCTTGTACACAAACGAGTCGTCAAAAACGTACCTAGTTCTGATTCGTGAATAATACATTCAAATGTTCCTCCCCTTCCACTCCCGCCAACTATTCCTTGAGTGTGATTGGTGGAATGGCCGACTTCATGAGGTGAGGATTGGCTTGAACCATGGGCAAACAAATCTTTGGTTTAAGCCATTGGTGAATGTTCACAACTCCTTAGCGCTCTTAAACGTTGTGAAACATTGACTACAGAACGGCCAGGCTGCTAAAAAGAAAAGATGACAGATCACGACCCTAATGAACAACTTCATCATATCTGTTACATAAAATGTACATCTACATCTCTCTATTACTGCTCATCCAATAATttagaaatgtattcaattaCTCATTGTTTGAATTGTTTGTAGATAGACCTGTGGTACATATTGAATTTGATAGGCCCACCTTTCAATATTGCTCAATGATTAAGTGATAATAGGCCTAGATAGATTTATGTGAAATAGCTGTTAGTGCTGCTTTGTCTATGTCGGTATCTAATTAAGCCATAAGGCCCAAGCGGcactgccttcggaaagtattcagaccccttgacattttccacgttttgttacgttacagccttattctaaaatcgattaaataaataaagaatccaaagcaatctgcacacaataccccatcatgacaaagcaaaaacattttttttgaaatttttcaaatgtataaaaaaccaACAAAAGAAATACCGgttttacctaagtattcagacgctttgcaatgagactcgaaattgagctcaggtgcatcctgtttccattgatcttcaatgatgtttctacaacttgattggagtccacctgttgtaaattcaaatgattggacatgatctggaaaggcacacacctatctatataaggtcccacagttcacagtgcatgtcagagaagaaACCAAGCCATAAAGTCAAAACaactgtccgtagagcgccgagacaggattgtgttgaggggaagggtaccaaagcatttctgcagctttgaaggtccccaataacacagtggcctccatcattcttaaatggaagaagtctggaaccaccaggacttcctagagctggtcgcccagcCAAAATGAGCAAACAGggaagaagggctttggtcagggaggtgaccaagaacccaatggtcactctgatagagctctagagttcctctgtggagatgggagaaccttccagaaggacaaccatctctgcagcacgccaacaatcaggcctttatgatagcgtgtccaaacggaagccactcctcggcAATAGgcccatgacagcccacttggagttgcccaaaaggcacctaaagactctcagagaATGAGTAACAAGATACTCTGGTCTGAtaaatccaagattgaactctttggcctgaagccaagcatcacgtctggaggaaacctggcaccatccgtacgg
Protein-coding sequences here:
- the LOC115158173 gene encoding DNA polymerase epsilon subunit 4: MYYSRIRTRYVFDDSFVYKIMASTVAVPVAPTVSDPERCEGEEELRGIEAEVENDQHTGPVAAPPQNRLAKLPLSRIKALMKADPDVSLASQESVFIIAKATELFVEMIAKDALVYAQQGKRKTLQRKDLDNAIETIDEFAFLEGTLDA